TCAGGCAAGAGTTCGCTAAATTGAGGGAAGGGTCAGATGCCCGAAACGGGTCGACATCACGGCCCGCCGCACTCGCGCCAACCGGACCTTCGTGAGGTTAGCGAACGCGCTCTAGCTGCCACCGCAGCCAGCTTTGCGACTTTGTCGGCTGGCGTGCGTCGAGGGTCATCATATCGGCGTAGGGAGCACCTCCCTCCTACCCCAGATTGCTGTCGTACATTCTCTTGGCAAAGGTGCCAGTATGGACGTCTTGCCATGGCTGCCGAGGGGCTGGCCGATGCGGAAGGGGACGCCGCTGATGCGGAGAATTCATGTCGGTAATCGTGAGTATCTGAGTACATTTGGTGGAGCGTTGAGTATCTGTCGTGCACCCGCTGCATGGAGCGCGGTTCTTGGATCAGCAACGGTCGTGTCTTCGACGAGCAGCGATGGCTCTCCAAGCTTTGCCAATCAGGGCAGCGTAACTGTCCAATCCTCCTTTACCGGTACGGTCACATCCTCCCTGATGTCATCAGGTGACACGCAGCCGTCTCCTGCATCGTCGACGGCGATGCCGGCGCCTGGAGGTGATAGCGGTGTACAGGACAATTCGACGAAGACAGCGGCGGCTACGACGGTTTTCCAGACGCCTTCCTCGACATCGCAGCGCACGGTGCTTGGCCCGGATCCGGTCGAGGAGGCTGCGACGCTGCCTGCCGCTCCCGCGCTTACGGGTGTTACCGGCGATGCCGATAACGGCAGCACCAAGACGGCGGCGCCGGTCATCTCTTCCAGCAGTATCGCCGCGACTTCATTGGGCCTTCAGGCCTCGGTAGCATCCCTCTCGGTGGAGCCCAGCCTGGACGCTTCTGCTGAGACGACTGCAGCCGTAACGGCACTCGCCGCACCGGTGGCGGCGGCTGCGCCGACGCCCAACAAGATCGCACTCGAAAACCTGAAGCAGGGCAACCCGATCAGCGAGTGGGGGCTGGAGGGCGACGGCGGCGGCACCATCCAAGGCTTTGCCACCGAAATCAGCACGAATATCGGCCAGACGGTGGATTTCAAGATCGCTACAGACTCCACCCACTACCGCATCGATATCTACCGTATGGGTTATTATGGCGGGCTCGGCGCGCGCAAGGTCGACTCGATCGAGCAGCAGCTGACCACGGCGCAGATCCAGCCGCATCCGATCGTCGACATGTCGCTCGGTCTTATCGATTGCGGCAACTGGTCGGTCTCGGCGAGCTGGCAGATTCCAACGGACGCGGTCTCCGGCGTTTATTTCGCCAAGCTGGTGCGCGAGGATGGCACCGAGGATGCCAGCATCATCCCCTTCGTCGTGCGCGACGACGCCTCGACCAGCAATATCGTCTTCCAGACGTCGGACACGACCTGGCAGGCCTATAATGCCTGGGGCGGCGCCAGCCTCTATTACGGCGAAGTACCCGTCGATCCCGCCAACATGATCGGCTACCTGCCGCCGAACTGCAGCTGCGGCCTGCAGGCCATCGGCCGCGCCTCGGCCGTCAGCTACAACAGACCGATCATCACCAATACGAGCCCGATCGGCGGTTCGCACGATTATATCTTCGGTGTCGAATCCTCGGCCATCTCCTGGCTGGAGCAAAACGGCTACGACGTGTCCTATATCTCGGGTGTCGATGCGGCGCGCAACGGCACGCTGCTGCTCAATCACGATGCCTATCTCTCGGTCGGCCATGACGAATACTGGTCTGCCGAGCAGCGCGCCAATGTCGAGGCGGCGCGCGATGCCGGAGTGAACCTCGCCTTCTGGAGCGGCAATGAGTGCTATTGGAAGGTCCGCTGGGAAAGCAGTATCGACGGCAGCGGCCAGGCCTACCGCACCATGGTCTGCTACAAGGAAACCTGGGGCACGAGCACCGATCCGAGCACTGTCGGCACCGGCACCTGGCGCGACCCGCGTTATGCCGATCCGGGGCAACAGCCGGAAAATGCGCTGACGGGCACGATGTTCCAGGTGGACAGCTACCGCCAGGATACGATCTCCATCCCCTACGACTATTCGAACCTGCGCTTCTGGCGCAATACCGACGTGTCGGAGTTGAATGAAGGCGAAACCTATAATCTCGTGCAGAACCTGCTCGGCTACGAATGGGATTCCGATGTCGAGAACGGATTCCGTCCGGCTGGACTGATCAACCTGTCGCTCTCTTCGGTCTCGGTGAGCACATATCTGCGCGACTACGGCGCGACGGTCGGCGATGCGGTGGCGACCCACAGCCTGACCATGTATCGGGCGGCAAGCGGCGCACTGGTCTTCGGCGCCGGCACCGTCTTCTGGTCCTGGGGACTGAGTGACAACCACCAGGGCCCGGCCACGTCGACCGATCGCAACGTCCAGCAGGCGATGGTCAACATGTTCGCCGATATGGGCATCCAGCCGACGACGCTCGATGCGAGCCTGATCCTTGCGACACAATCGACCGATACGCTGAAGCCAACCTCTTCGATCAGCTCACCCGTCGTCGGCGCAAGCTTCCTCGAAGGCCAACACGTGACGATCACCGGCACGGCGCAGGATTTCGGCGGCGGCATCATTGCCGGTGTGGAAGTCTCGACCGATGGCGGCCAGCATTGGTTCAAGGCGTCAGGCCGCGAGAGCTGGAGCTATAGCTGGGTCGTCCAGGCGAGCGGAACCTACACGATCATGTCGCGCGCCGTCGACGACAGCGTCAATATGGAAGCGCCATCGGCCGGCAAGCAGGTCACGGTCACCCTGCCGGGCACGCAGGGCCTGTGGACGCTTGCGGAAAAGCCAGCAACCGAAGTGGCGATCGATCGCGATTCCGTCGAGCTCGGACTGCGCTTCCAGGCAACGACGGCAGGCTCCGTGGAGGGCATTCGCTTCTACAAGGGCTTCTACAATATCGGCGACCATGTCGTCAGCCTCTGGAGCGCCAACGGAACGCTGCTGGCAACAGGCGTGTCCGTCGGCGAGTCGCTCTCCGGCTGGCAGACGGTGATGTTCTCCAGCCCGATCCAGATTGCCGCCGGCACGACCTATGTGGCCTCCTACCACACCAACGGCTTCTACTCGGCCACCGAGAACTATTTCAGCGGCACCTATGCCAGCGGCCAGCTGAAGGCGGTCGATGGCGGCAGCGTCTACGCCTATGGCGACAATGCCGGCATCTTCCCCGGCCAAAATCTCGGCACCGGCACCAATTACTGGGTCGACGTGGTCTTCGATGCCGGCGCCAACAGCGCGCCGGTCGCGACCGACGATACTGGGCTGGCGCTGACCCGCAACGACAGCGTCGTCATCTCGATCGCCTCGCTCATCGGCAACGATACGGACGCCAATGGCGATGCGATGACGATTTCGGCCGTCGGGAATGCCGTCAACGGCACGGTGACGCTCAACAAGCAGAACGGCACCATCGTCTTCACGCCGACCAACAATTATTCGGGGCCGGCAAGCTTCACCTATACGCTGTCGGACGGGCGCGGCGGCACGGATCAAGGCAATGTCAGCCTGACGGTGGACCCGGGCCCCGCGGGGGAAACGCTGTTCAAATCGAGCGAGGGGCCGACGGGCGCAAGCTTCAACGAAGGCCAGTCGCTGGAACTTGGCATGCGGTTCTCCGCTTCGTCGAGCGGCATGGTCACCGGCATCCGCTTCTACAAGGCATCAGGCGATACCGCCGTCCACACCGGATCGCTGTGGACGGCCGACGGCACGCTGGTTGCGACCGTCACCTTTGCCGGCAGCGGATCGCTGAGCGGCTGGCAGACCGCGACGTTCTCGAACCCGGTGCATATCCTCGCCGGCACGACCTATGTCGCCTCCTATCACACGACGGGCAGTTACGTTGCGACGGCAGGCTATTTCACGTCAGCCCATACCAACGGCTCGCTGACAGCGCTTGCCGGTAGCAACGGCGTCTTTGCCGATGGCTCCGGTTTCCCGACCACCAGCTATCAGTCCTCGAACTATTGGGTGGATGTCGTCTACAACCAGACGAGCAATGCGGTGCCGGTCGCCGCCAACGACAATGGCTACACGACCTATTCCAGCACGGCGCTGTCGATTGCCGCGGCCAGCCTGCTGGCAAACGACGCCGATGGTGATGGCGATGCGCTCAGCATCACCAGCGTCAATGGTGCGGTCAACGGAACGGTGACCTTCAACAGCCAGACCAAGTCGGTCACTTTCACCCCGACGGCGGGTTATACGGGTGCGGCAAGCTTCTCCTATTCGATCTCGGACGGATACGGCGGAACGGCCTCGGCCACGGTCAGCCTCACTGTCAGCACGCCGCCCGGCGGAGGCACGACGTCGAGTCTGTTTACCGGCGCCGACACGTCGGGGGTTACGGCTGCCAATGACGCGAACTCGGTCGAACTCGGCGTCAAGTTCATCGCTTCCGCCAGCGGCCAGATTACCGGGCTCACCTATTACAGGAGCGCCGGGGATAGCGGCACGCATGTCGGCTCGCTGTGGACGGCCAGCGGCCAGCTTCTGGCCCAGGCGACCTTCATCAACGAGACGGC
This sequence is a window from Rhizobium sp. CIAT894. Protein-coding genes within it:
- a CDS encoding DUF4082 domain-containing protein, which codes for MDVLPWLPRGWPMRKGTPLMRRIHVGNREYLSTFGGALSICRAPAAWSAVLGSATVVSSTSSDGSPSFANQGSVTVQSSFTGTVTSSLMSSGDTQPSPASSTAMPAPGGDSGVQDNSTKTAAATTVFQTPSSTSQRTVLGPDPVEEAATLPAAPALTGVTGDADNGSTKTAAPVISSSSIAATSLGLQASVASLSVEPSLDASAETTAAVTALAAPVAAAAPTPNKIALENLKQGNPISEWGLEGDGGGTIQGFATEISTNIGQTVDFKIATDSTHYRIDIYRMGYYGGLGARKVDSIEQQLTTAQIQPHPIVDMSLGLIDCGNWSVSASWQIPTDAVSGVYFAKLVREDGTEDASIIPFVVRDDASTSNIVFQTSDTTWQAYNAWGGASLYYGEVPVDPANMIGYLPPNCSCGLQAIGRASAVSYNRPIITNTSPIGGSHDYIFGVESSAISWLEQNGYDVSYISGVDAARNGTLLLNHDAYLSVGHDEYWSAEQRANVEAARDAGVNLAFWSGNECYWKVRWESSIDGSGQAYRTMVCYKETWGTSTDPSTVGTGTWRDPRYADPGQQPENALTGTMFQVDSYRQDTISIPYDYSNLRFWRNTDVSELNEGETYNLVQNLLGYEWDSDVENGFRPAGLINLSLSSVSVSTYLRDYGATVGDAVATHSLTMYRAASGALVFGAGTVFWSWGLSDNHQGPATSTDRNVQQAMVNMFADMGIQPTTLDASLILATQSTDTLKPTSSISSPVVGASFLEGQHVTITGTAQDFGGGIIAGVEVSTDGGQHWFKASGRESWSYSWVVQASGTYTIMSRAVDDSVNMEAPSAGKQVTVTLPGTQGLWTLAEKPATEVAIDRDSVELGLRFQATTAGSVEGIRFYKGFYNIGDHVVSLWSANGTLLATGVSVGESLSGWQTVMFSSPIQIAAGTTYVASYHTNGFYSATENYFSGTYASGQLKAVDGGSVYAYGDNAGIFPGQNLGTGTNYWVDVVFDAGANSAPVATDDTGLALTRNDSVVISIASLIGNDTDANGDAMTISAVGNAVNGTVTLNKQNGTIVFTPTNNYSGPASFTYTLSDGRGGTDQGNVSLTVDPGPAGETLFKSSEGPTGASFNEGQSLELGMRFSASSSGMVTGIRFYKASGDTAVHTGSLWTADGTLVATVTFAGSGSLSGWQTATFSNPVHILAGTTYVASYHTTGSYVATAGYFTSAHTNGSLTALAGSNGVFADGSGFPTTSYQSSNYWVDVVYNQTSNAVPVAANDNGYTTYSSTALSIAAASLLANDADGDGDALSITSVNGAVNGTVTFNSQTKSVTFTPTAGYTGAASFSYSISDGYGGTASATVSLTVSTPPGGGTTSSLFTGADTSGVTAANDANSVELGVKFIASASGQITGLTYYRSAGDSGTHVGSLWTASGQLLAQATFINETASGWQTVSFTQPINVTAGATYVASYHSNGFYSATANYFTTDHTNGALTAPSSTTSGGNGLYAYSSGSLFPTTSYNASNYWVDVIYQQGGAQNAVPVAANDSGFSTNTGTPLTIQASALLSNDTDADGDPLVITGVSGAVNGSATYDAQAQTVTFTPTAGYSGSASFSYAISDGKGGTASAQVALTINGGQTGGPEQNLFAADATPAIVSVNDNQQVNLGMKFQADTSGWITGIRFYKGADNTGPHNGYLWTASGTLIGSVTFNNETASGWQTAQLTQQIAIQADTTYVVSYSSNGNYSATGNYFASDVANGDLKAPGGSNGVYAYGAGGLFPTASYNSTNYYVDVTFKPQLAA